One Desulfobulbus oligotrophicus DNA segment encodes these proteins:
- a CDS encoding M23 family metallopeptidase, protein MRSFFLLLSICSSLALLVAAYLLFEFEKPTLHLGKEIKYLGGRVELPIKISDRKSGVRSITISLKQGERNERLLEKVFLRQAWFKPAGPTALNEVVVIDAQKAGIKEGEAELIITIRDFSLNGFFQGNKTLKKIPVTMDTKPPALTLVHAQQTIQNGGSGVALYTVSEQPGRHGVMIDGTRFPGYPTGKKDTYVCYFALPWDAKQPGKMRVVAEDEAGNEASISLPTVFKNAPIKRDSITISDRFLQQKMPEFEQHYPELTGTLVEKYLFVNNQIRLKNDETIAQVCAGADPQQLWSDRFLRMPGAGRAGYADQRTYLYNGTVIDTQTHLGVDIASLQQAEIRAANRGKVIFAGYLGIYGNMIIIDHGQGVASLYSHLSSIDTTVGTLAAKNQPIGRSGTSGMAGGDHLHFSMLVHGIFVTPIQWWDQRWIDANIKSALNAL, encoded by the coding sequence ATGCGATCGTTCTTCCTTCTGCTCAGCATCTGCAGCAGTCTCGCACTCCTTGTCGCTGCCTATCTGCTCTTTGAATTCGAAAAACCGACACTGCACCTGGGGAAGGAGATCAAGTATCTTGGCGGTAGAGTTGAGTTGCCCATTAAGATTTCCGACCGGAAAAGCGGTGTCAGGTCCATTACCATCTCCCTGAAACAGGGCGAGAGGAACGAAAGACTCCTGGAGAAGGTCTTTCTTCGTCAAGCCTGGTTTAAACCTGCGGGCCCAACCGCATTGAACGAGGTTGTCGTGATTGATGCTCAGAAGGCGGGGATCAAAGAGGGGGAGGCTGAACTGATCATCACAATTCGAGACTTCTCGCTCAACGGTTTTTTCCAAGGTAACAAAACCCTCAAAAAAATCCCGGTGACCATGGACACCAAGCCGCCGGCTCTCACCCTGGTGCATGCTCAGCAAACGATACAAAACGGGGGCAGCGGGGTTGCACTTTACACTGTTTCTGAACAACCGGGACGGCATGGTGTGATGATCGACGGCACCCGGTTCCCAGGGTATCCCACCGGAAAAAAGGACACCTATGTGTGTTATTTTGCGCTGCCCTGGGATGCCAAACAACCTGGAAAAATGCGTGTGGTTGCCGAGGATGAAGCCGGGAATGAAGCCAGTATCTCCCTGCCGACAGTGTTTAAAAACGCACCGATCAAACGGGACAGCATCACCATCAGTGACCGGTTTCTCCAGCAGAAGATGCCGGAATTCGAGCAACATTATCCGGAACTCACCGGCACACTGGTCGAAAAGTACCTCTTTGTGAACAACCAGATTCGACTCAAAAATGACGAAACCATAGCCCAGGTATGTGCCGGCGCTGACCCGCAACAGCTGTGGTCTGACCGGTTCTTGCGGATGCCGGGGGCAGGACGGGCCGGATATGCCGATCAACGGACCTATCTCTACAATGGAACGGTTATTGACACACAAACCCACCTTGGCGTAGACATCGCCTCTCTGCAACAGGCTGAAATCCGTGCAGCCAATCGCGGCAAGGTGATCTTTGCCGGCTATCTGGGCATCTACGGCAACATGATCATCATCGACCATGGTCAAGGGGTGGCCAGTCTCTACTCTCATCTCAGCAGCATTGATACGACAGTGGGAACGCTGGCGGCAAAAAATCAACCAATCGGTCGCTCCGGAACCAGCGGAATGGCCGGCGGGGATCATCTTCACTTCTCCATGCTGGTCCATGGCATTTTCGTGACCCCTATCCAGTGGTGGGACCAGCGGTGGATTGACGCGAACATAAAATCAGCACTCAATGCACTCTGA
- the lptF gene encoding LPS export ABC transporter permease LptF, producing the protein MHSESGKKKRDEEGGARRSFRWRPPLLLYSYIANELLAPFFASFLILYCVFFLVRLIPLLDIVLSLRIGLADFIRLFAYIFPHMLLYIIPMASMAGVIVGFTRLASDREILAFKACGVSLVQMLPPVLVILAVIACLTGLFSIQLIPAGALGVKQLMFQLAKEKIDKGLKEKEFTEALGDIVLYVDKIDKQQRWHGVYVSDMRGRTEPLVTVAKQGQMHADMEQMLVTVVLNDGTLHNTEGMDNQTIRFGRYQLRISLRPPTTIGKEDLSSQTRGAMTQEQLSAAASQLDPDSKAARIYLSEYHNRMVLPVGCFILGVIGLPLGLQASPGRRAVGIPLGLAVFITYYIALTTCRALGETGILPLVPSLWLPNVIFTLLAISLLWRTYQEKPLLPRQIRQLWYVVYESLLKKIIRPIISRLRKPVHNGHSKGIDTSSDAVSETTALHVHADVNTGIFHLPPCKNYNCPTCRLRFKNPRVAREAGFTPCEFCATLLAQKADGPQ; encoded by the coding sequence ATGCACTCTGAATCCGGCAAAAAGAAGAGAGATGAAGAAGGGGGGGCTCGTCGAAGCTTCCGCTGGCGACCACCTCTGCTGCTTTACAGTTACATTGCCAATGAACTGTTAGCCCCGTTTTTTGCCAGCTTCCTCATCCTCTACTGTGTTTTTTTCCTGGTACGACTCATCCCCCTGCTGGACATCGTCCTCAGTCTGCGCATCGGCCTGGCCGACTTCATCCGGCTGTTTGCCTATATCTTTCCCCATATGCTCCTCTACATCATTCCCATGGCCAGCATGGCCGGAGTGATCGTAGGGTTTACACGACTTGCCAGCGATCGCGAAATTCTGGCGTTTAAGGCCTGTGGTGTCAGTCTTGTCCAGATGTTACCGCCGGTGCTGGTCATCTTGGCCGTTATTGCCTGTTTGACAGGTCTCTTTTCCATTCAGCTCATCCCTGCCGGTGCCTTAGGTGTCAAGCAGCTCATGTTTCAGCTTGCCAAGGAAAAGATCGACAAGGGTCTCAAGGAAAAGGAGTTTACCGAAGCTTTGGGCGACATCGTGCTCTACGTTGATAAGATTGACAAGCAGCAGCGCTGGCATGGGGTATACGTTTCCGATATGCGCGGCCGAACCGAACCCCTGGTCACTGTTGCAAAGCAAGGCCAGATGCATGCGGACATGGAACAGATGCTGGTTACTGTAGTCCTCAACGACGGCACACTGCACAACACCGAGGGCATGGACAACCAGACAATCCGGTTCGGCAGATATCAGCTCAGGATATCCCTGCGACCGCCGACAACAATCGGTAAAGAGGATCTTTCCAGCCAAACCCGCGGGGCGATGACACAAGAGCAGTTGTCAGCCGCGGCATCCCAACTCGACCCTGACTCAAAAGCCGCACGTATCTATCTCTCCGAATACCATAACCGCATGGTCCTGCCGGTCGGCTGTTTTATACTCGGTGTCATTGGCCTGCCTCTCGGCCTGCAGGCATCACCGGGAAGACGCGCTGTGGGGATTCCTCTCGGGTTAGCGGTTTTTATTACCTATTACATTGCCTTGACAACCTGTCGTGCCCTTGGCGAAACAGGTATCCTTCCGCTCGTTCCCAGTCTGTGGCTGCCCAATGTGATTTTTACTCTGCTTGCCATATCCCTTCTCTGGCGGACCTATCAGGAAAAACCGCTTCTTCCCAGACAGATCCGGCAGCTTTGGTATGTAGTTTACGAAAGTCTGTTAAAAAAAATTATCCGCCCGATTATCAGCCGCCTGCGTAAACCAGTCCATAACGGTCATTCCAAAGGTATCGACACCTCTTCTGATGCTGTTTCTGAGACCACTGCGCTCCACGTTCATGCCGATGTCAACACCGGTATCTTCCATCTGCCGCCATGCAAAAACTACAACTGCCCGACCTGCCGATTACGCTTCAAAAATCCCCGAGTTGCCCGGGAGGCCGGTTTTACTCCCTGTGAATTCTGTGCCACTCTCCTTGCGCAGAAAGCGGATGGACCGCAGTAA